Proteins encoded together in one Lathyrus oleraceus cultivar Zhongwan6 chromosome 5, CAAS_Psat_ZW6_1.0, whole genome shotgun sequence window:
- the LOC127080445 gene encoding serine/threonine-protein phosphatase 7 long form homolog, with amino-acid sequence MRSDKQPRDDVEVVHAQEVQVHDVHDSTVETDAIHIAIAVVDEVAYEVVHPNALVADDVVQPDAFVANEVATTDPVPSATTDTENRVPLKVTFHGSKMKNFPQAPMSEQVRRIVHDFGLLSFFHCSLTMLDAPLLTASFHLPFGEMTITLDDVSSLSRLSITSRFFTTPVISQSLACMVVVRDLGVIEDIVLEEFEINRGAHLRISWLQDSYDELGGAHMYETSTRVYMLHLVACTLFADKSHIYIDAQYMWLFTSLDDTS; translated from the exons ATGAGATCAGACAAGCAACCCAGAGATGATGTTGAGGTTGTTCATGCTCAGGAGGTGCAAGTTCATGATGTTCATGACTCAACGGTTGAGACAGATGCAATACATATTGCTATTGCGGTTGTTGATGAGGTAGCATATGAGGTGGTCCATCCAAATGCCCTTGTTGCAGATGATGTGGTTCAACCAGATGCCTTTGTTGCTAATGAGGTGGCTACCACAGATCCGGTCCCTTCTGCTACTACTGATACAGAG AACCGTGTCCCACTAAAGGTGACATTCCATGGGTCGAAGATGAAGAACTTCCCCCAAGCTCCGATGTCTGAGCAGGTCAGGAGAATTGTACATGATTTTGGTCTCCTCTCATTTTTCCATTGCTCCCTAACCATGCTCGACGCTCCACTTCTTACTGCTTCCTTTCATCTTCCATTTGGGGAGATGACTATCACTCTAGATGATGTCTCATCATTGTCCCGTCTCTCAATCACCAGTAGATTCTTCACGACTCCTGTTATTAGCCAGTCGCTTGCATGTATGGTGGTTGTACGAGATTTAGGAGTTATTGAGGACATTGTGCTGGAGGAGTTTGAGATTAATAGGGGAGCTCACCTTCGTATATCTTGGCTTCAGGATAGTTATGACGAGCTCGGCGGGGCACATATGTATGAGACTTCCACTAGGGTGTATATGTTACATCTAGTAGCATGTACTCTATTTGCAGATAAGTCTCATATTTATATTGATGCTCAGTACATGTGGTTGTTCACTAGCCTTGATGATACCAGTTAG